A single genomic interval of Megalobrama amblycephala isolate DHTTF-2021 linkage group LG15, ASM1881202v1, whole genome shotgun sequence harbors:
- the LOC125248058 gene encoding muscarinic acetylcholine receptor M5-like isoform X2, which produces MNISQSSAGLGTVLPLTSFENVLLFLFNVIHATATIFLNVSVILSIMMNGSLRSENRFMYMLSTCLSDICSGVSYYYVGVLDVRDYYDSPARTFYIVPTFLGLSYMAILAAQADRYHAVSAPFKYSQRMTRNRTLLVILAYWLYAFLMVAVNNLVTMGIAEKVTGLGTFVANIFTVIIMIGLNFKLFFIARFQGDLVLSV; this is translated from the exons ATGAATATTTCTCAGAGTAGTGCGGGTCTTGGTACCGTGCTGCCTCTTACTAGTTTCGAGAACGTGCTTTTGTTTCTCTTCAATGTAATTCACGCCACCGCCACCATTTTCCTCAACGTGTCCGTGATTCTGTCCATCATGATGAACGGATCCCTGCGCAGCGAGAACCGCTTCATGTACATGCTCAGCACGTGTCTCAGTGACATCTGCTCGGGCGTCTCGTATTATTATGTTGGAGTTCTGGATGTACGCGATTATTATGACTCTCCGGCACGCACTTTCTATATCGTTCCCACTTTTCTGGGTCTGTCCTATATGGCGATTCTGGCCGCGCAGGCGGACCGTTACCACGCGGTCTCAGCGCCTTTCAAATACTCGCAGCGCATGACCCGAAACAGAACCCTGCTGGTGATTCTGGCCTACTGGCTTTATGCTTTTTTGATGGTGGCTGTAAATAATTTGGTGACTATGGGGATCGCTGAAAAAGTGACGGGCCTTGGTACTTTTGTGGCGAACATTTTCACCGTCATTATCATGATTGGTTTGAACTTCAAGCTGTTTTTCATCGCCAGATTTCAG GGGGACCTCGTGCTATCCGTTTAA
- the LOC125247495 gene encoding melanocortin receptor 4-like, with the protein MNISQSSAGLGTVLPLTSFENVLLFLFNVILATAIIFLNVSVFLSIVMNRSLRSENRFMYMLSTCLSDICSGVSYYYVGVLDVRDSYDSPTRTFYIAPTFLGLSYMAILAAQADRYHAVSAPFKYSQRMTRNRTLLVILAYWLYAFLIVAVNNLVTMGVAKKVTGFGTFVANIFTVIIMIGLNVRLFFIAKFQLEREPPSAERDNKRASIYLIIIVAVCFLIAWLPIFLHIIACNFAGSTCYTFRNEGSDPLRILPRVNAVLTPLLYIRGCSALRSTLLSKVWRTQCCKRKSVNPLSVVKKDEAVIFKM; encoded by the exons ATGAATATTTCTCAGAGTAGTGCGGGTCTTGGCACCGTGCTGCCTCTAACTAGTTTCGAGAACGTTCTTTTGTTTCTCTTCAATGTAATCCTCGCCACAGCCATCATTTTCCTCAACGTGTCCGTGTTTCTGTCCATCGTGATGAACAGATCCCTGCGCAGCGAGAACCGCTTCATGTACATGCTCAGCACGTGTCTCAGTGACATCTGCTCGGGCGTCTCGTATTATTATGTTGGAGTTCTGGATGTACGCGATTCTTATGACTCTCCGACTCGCACTTTTTACATCGCGCCCACTTTTCTGGGTCTGTCCTATATGGCGATTCTGGCCGCGCAGGCGGACCGTTACCACGCGGTCTCAGCGCCTTTCAAATACTCGCAGCGCATGACCCGAAACAGAACCCTGCTGGTGATTCTGGCCTACTGGCTTTATGCTTTTTTGATTGTGGCTGTTAATAATTTGGTGACTATGGGGGTCGCTAAGAAAGTGACAGGTTTTGGTACTTTTGTGGCGAACATTTTCACAGTCATTATCATGATTGGTTTGAACGTCAGGCTGTTTTTCATTGCCAAATTTCAGCTAGAGCGCGAACCGCCGAGCGCGGAACGGGACAACAAGCGCGCGTCCATTTACCTCATCATAATAGTGGCTGTATGTTTTTTGATCGCATGGTTGCCTATTTTTCTTCATATTATTGCGTGTAATTTCGCGGGGTCCACATGCTATACATTCAGAAATGAGGGTTCAGACCCGCTCCGCATTCTGCCACGGGTAAATGCAGTTCTGACTCCCTTATTGTATATCAGGGGCTGTTCTGCACTAAGGAGCACCCTACTAAGTAAAGTCTGGAGAACACAATGCTGCAAGAGGAAAAG tgtgAACCCTCTGTCAGTGGTGAAGAAGGATGAAGCGGTCATCTTCAAGATGTGA
- the LOC125247530 gene encoding melanocortin receptor 4-like, which yields MNISQSSAGLGTVLPLTSFENVLLFLFNVILATAIIFLNVSVFLSIVMNRSLRSENRFMYMLSTCLSDICSGVSYYYVGVLDVRDYFGSPTGTFYIVPTFLGLSYMAILAAQADRYHAVSAPFKYSQRMTRNRTLLVILAYWLYAFLFVAVNNLVTTGIAWQVMGLGTFVSNLFTVIIMIGLNVRLFFIAKFQLEREPPSAERDNKRASIYLIIIVAVCFLIAWLPIFLHVIACNFAGFPCYTSRNEGSDPLRILPRVNAVLTPLLYIRGCSALRSTLLSKVWRTQCCKRKSVNPLSVVKKNEAVNFKM from the exons ATGAATATTTCTCAGAGTAGTGCGGGTCTTGGCACCGTGCTGCCTCTAACTAGTTTCGAGAACGTTCTTTTGTTTCTCTTCAATGTAATCCTCGCCACAGCCATCATTTTCCTCAACGTGTCCGTGTTTCTGTCCATCGTGATGAACAGATCCCTGCGCAGCGAGAACCGCTTCATGTACATGCTCAGCACGTGTCTCAGTGACATCTGCTCGGGCGTCTCGTATTATTATGTTGGAGTTCTGGATGTACGCGATTATTTTGGATCGCCGACAGGCACTTTCTATATAGTTCCCACTTTTCTGGGTCTGTCCTATATGGCGATTCTGGCCGCGCAGGCGGACCGTTACCACGCGGTCTCAGCGCCTTTCAAATACTCGCAGCGCATGACCCGAAACAGAACCCTGCTGGTGATTCTGGCCTACTGGCTTTATGCTTTTTTGTTTGTGGCTGTTAATAATTTGGTGACTACGGGGATCGCTTGGCAAGTGATGGGCTTGGGTACTTTTGTTTCGAACCTTTTCACCGTCATTATCATGATTGGTTTGAACGTCAGGCTGTTTTTCATTGCCAAATTTCAGCTAGAGCGCGAACCGCCGAGCGCGGAACGGGACAACAAGCGCGCGTCCATTTACCTCATCATAATAGTGGCTGTATGTTTTTTGATCGCATGGTTGCCAATTTTTCTTCATGTTATTGCGTGTAATTTCGCGGGGTTCCCCTGCTATACGTCCAGAAATGAGGGTTCAGACCCGCTCCGCATTCTGCCACGGGTAAATGCAGTTCTGACTCCCTTATTGTATATCAGGGGCTGTTCTGCACTAAGGAGCACCCTACTAAGTAAAGTCTGGAGAACACAATGCTGCAAGAGGAAAAG tgtgaacCCTCTGTCAGTGGTGAAGAAGAATGAAGCGGTCAACTTCAAGATGTAA
- the LOC125248058 gene encoding uncharacterized protein LOC125248058 isoform X1, with protein MNISQSSAGLGTVLPLTSFENVLLFLFNVIHATATIFLNVSVILSIMMNGSLRSENRFMYMLSTCLSDICSGVSYYYVGVLDVRDYYDSPARTFYIVPTFLGLSYMAILAAQADRYHAVSAPFKYSQRMTRNRTLLVILAYWLYAFLMVAVNNLVTMGIAEKVTGLGTFVANIFTVIIMIGLNFKLFFIARFQVDREPPSAERDNKRASIYLIIIVAMCFLISYLPLFLHSTVCIFRGTSCYPFKNDGTDPLRILARLNAIITPLLYIRGCTALRSTILIKVWRTQCCRMKGVNPQTVEKTEDRM; from the exons ATGAATATTTCTCAGAGTAGTGCGGGTCTTGGTACCGTGCTGCCTCTTACTAGTTTCGAGAACGTGCTTTTGTTTCTCTTCAATGTAATTCACGCCACCGCCACCATTTTCCTCAACGTGTCCGTGATTCTGTCCATCATGATGAACGGATCCCTGCGCAGCGAGAACCGCTTCATGTACATGCTCAGCACGTGTCTCAGTGACATCTGCTCGGGCGTCTCGTATTATTATGTTGGAGTTCTGGATGTACGCGATTATTATGACTCTCCGGCACGCACTTTCTATATCGTTCCCACTTTTCTGGGTCTGTCCTATATGGCGATTCTGGCCGCGCAGGCGGACCGTTACCACGCGGTCTCAGCGCCTTTCAAATACTCGCAGCGCATGACCCGAAACAGAACCCTGCTGGTGATTCTGGCCTACTGGCTTTATGCTTTTTTGATGGTGGCTGTAAATAATTTGGTGACTATGGGGATCGCTGAAAAAGTGACGGGCCTTGGTACTTTTGTGGCGAACATTTTCACCGTCATTATCATGATTGGTTTGAACTTCAAGCTGTTTTTCATCGCCAGATTTCAGGTAGATCGCGAACCGCCGAGCGCGGAACGGGACAACAAGCGCGCGTCCATTTACCTCATCATAATAGTAGCCATGTGTTTTCTGATCTCGTATTTGCCATTGTTTCTTCATTCAACTGTGTGCATTTTTAGGGGGACCTCGTGCTATCCGTTTAAAAATGATGGCACAGATCCTCTGCGCATTTTGGCACGTCTCAATGCGATCATCACACCCTTATTGTATATCAGGGGCTGTACTGCACTCAGGAGCACTATATTAATTAAAGTCTGGAGAACACAATGCTGCAGGATGAAAGG AGTGAACCCACAGACTGTGGAAAAAACTGAAGACAGGATGTAG
- the LOC125248057 gene encoding melanocortin receptor 5-like, producing MNISQSSAGLGTVLPLTSFENVLLFLFNVILATATIFLNVSVFLSIVMNRSLRSENRFMYMLSTCLSDICSGVSYYYVGVLDVRDYYDSPTRTFYIVPTFLGLSYMAILAAQADRYHAVSAPFKYSQRMTRNRTLLVIMAYWLYAFSIVAVNNLVTMGVAKIVTGYGTFVANFFTVIIMIGLNFKLFFIARFQLEREPPSAERDNKRASIYLIVIVAMCFLIAWLPLFLHVIVCTFRGTSCYPFKNDGTDPVRILARLNAIITPLLYIRGCTALRNTLLNKVWRTQCCRMKGVNPQNVKKTEDEMLQ from the exons ATGAATATTTCTCAGAGTAGTGCGGGTCTTGGCACCGTGCTGCCTCTTACTAGTTTCGAGAACGTGCTTTTGTTTCTCTTCAATGTAATCCTCGCCACAGCCACCATTTTCCTCAACGTGTCCGTGTTTCTGTCCATCGTGATGAACAGATCCCTGCGCAGCGAGAACCGCTTCATGTACATGCTCAGCACGTGTCTCAGTGACATCTGCTCGGGCGTCTCGTATTATTATGTTGGAGTTCTGGATGTACGCGATTATTATGACTCTCCGACTCGCACTTTTTACATCGTTCCCACTTTTCTGGGTCTGTCCTATATGGCGATTCTGGCCGCGCAGGCGGACCGTTACCACGCGGTCTCAGCGCCTTTCAAATATTCGCAGCGCATGACCCGAAACAGAACCCTGCTGGTGATTATGGCCTACTGGCTTTATGCTTTTTCGATTGTGGCTGTTAATAATTTGGTGACTATGGGGGTCGCTAAGATAGTGACGGGCTACGGTACTTTTGTGGCGAACTTTTTCACCGTCATTATCATGATTGGTTTGAACTTCAAGCTGTTTTTCATTGCCAGATTTCAGCTAGAACGCGAACCGCCGAGCGCGGAACGGGACAACAAGCGCGCGTCCATTTACCTCATCGTAATAGTAGCCATGTGTTTTCTGATCGCGTGGTTGCCattgtttcttcatgtaattgTGTGTACTTTTAGGGGGACCTCGTGCTATCCGTTTAAAAATGATGGCACAGACCCTGTGCGCATTTTGGCACGTCTCAATGCGATCATCACACCCTTATTGTATATCAGGGGCTGTACTGCACTCAGGAACACCTTGCTAAATAAAGTCTGGAGAACACAATGCTGCAGGATGAAAGG AGTGAACCCACAGAATGTAAAGAAGACTGAAGATGAGATGTTGCAGTGA
- the prnprs3 gene encoding prion protein, related sequence 3: MGRLTVLFLCLALVVSVLAKRGGGGGGRGGGGFGWGKSGGSSNKGGSSTGSKGGSSSSKGTSHGTHSAPGNYPRQPQVPNQNPPPYPGTGGGYPNQGRYPPAGSNPGQGYPNQGRYPAQGGNPAQPGYPAQGGYPAQGGYPAQGGYPAQGGYPAQGGYPQGNYPGRSGYPGQAGYPAQGSYPGGGSYPNRYPGQAGGNPYPAGGSYPGYPVRGGSSPNQFGGGVAGAGAGAGGYPGAAQYPYWNPNNKIMSPGYGGNYGGYGQGGRSPFAQSVQSMGMAPSTNSRGFGKQAIMAAGVGAVAGMALGYGLGSFPRPRFNFHNPQEEYYYNNYMYKRYGQTPPDSNVNGNMNVNGNTNSQGGKPGDAGSTSGGKGNVNPYDIFQNPPPQSYDNFMDKCMKRTDLFQEKPEGRSRRSTDLFEAQAAEVGDNPSSTQENTTSNNSTADRTSTDASSFITSNPPETPSQPQKQTKEREAEVNDEDDDTVSVMEIGYPALIEQMKARRCVELYMAYAEHHAEKQVQERSSVDAKNNSSSGDLPRPLVHGGMLVFTSILSLILSSLLH; encoded by the coding sequence ATGGGTCGCCTAACAGTACTGTTTCTCTGCCTGGCACTTGTGGTGTCAGTTTTGGCCAAGCGAGGCGGGGGTGGGGGCGGTAGAGGCGGGGGCGGATTTGGCTGGGGCAAATCTGGTGGAAGCTCAAACAAAGGTGGAAGCAGCACAGGAAGCAAAggtggcagcagcagcagtaaagGCACATCACATGGGACACACTCAGCCCCTGGAAACTATCCTCGCCAACCTCAAGTTCCAAACCAGAATCCACCCCCCTATCCCGGAACTGGAGGCGGGTACCCTAACCAGGGCAGATATCCACCAGCAGGCTCTAACCCAGGTCAAGGATACCCTAACCAAGGTAGATACCCAGCCCAAGGTGGAAATCCTGCCCAACCTGGATACCCAGCGCAAGGTGGTTATCCAGCTCAAGGTGGTTATCCAGCGCAAGGCGGTTATCCAGCTCAAGGTGGTTATCCAGCGCAAGGCGGTTATCCACAAGGCAACTACCCAGGGCGTAGTGGTTACCCAGGACAAGCTGGTTACCCAGCACAAGGTAGCTACCCAGGGGGAGGATCATATCCCAACAGGTATCCTGGACAAGCCGGAGGAAACCCCTATCCAGCTGGAGGCTCTTATCCAGGTTATCCAGTCCGAGGTGGTTCCAGCCCTAACCAGTTTGGTGGAGGTGTTGCAGGTGCAGGAGCAGGAGCAGGAGGATATCCAGGAGCAGCACAGTATCCTTACTGGAACCCCAACAACAAAATCATGAGCCCAGGCTATGGGGGCAATTACGGTGGCTATGGGCAAGGTGGCAGATCCCCTTTTGCCCAGTCAGTACAGAGCATGGGTATGGCCCCTTCTACCAATTCAAGAGGATTTGGCAAGCAGGCAATTATGGCTGCTGGAGTAGGGGCAGTGGCCGGTATGGCTCTGGGATATGGCCTCGGAAGTTTCCCTCGTCCGCGTTTCAATTTCCACAATCCACAGGAGGAATACTACTACAATAACTACATGTACAAACGTTACGGCCAAACTCCCCCCGACAGTAATgtgaatgggaacatgaacgTGAATGGGAACACAAACTCCCAAGGCGGCAAGCCAGGTGATGCAGGATCGACCTCTGGGGGAAAAGGAAATGTTAACCCTTATGACATCTTCCAGAATCCTCCACCGCAGTCCTATGATAACTTCATGGACAAGTGTATGAAGAGGACTGACTTGTTTCAAGAGAAACCGGAAGGAAGATCAAGGAGATCCACTGACCTCTTTGAGGCTCAAGCAGCAGAAGTGGGAGATAATCCTAGCAGCACTCAAGAAAACACCACAAGTAACAACAGCACTGCTGACAGAACCAGTACAGATGCCTCTTCATTTATAACCTCAAACCCACCCGAAACACCCAGTCAACCTCAAAAGCAGACAAAGGAAAGAGAAGCAGAAGTCAATGATGAGGACGACGACACTGTTAGCGTTATGGAGATCGGCTATCCTGCACTTATTGAGCAAATGAAAGCACGACGTTGTGTCGAGCTGTACATGGCCTATGCGGAACATCATGCAGAAAAACAGGTGCAGGAACGCAGTAGTGTGGATGCTAAAAACAACAGCAGTAGTGGTGATTTACCAAGACCCCTTGTCCATGGAGGCATGCTAGTCTTTACTAGCATTCTGTCTCTTATTTTAAGTTCCCTGCTACACTGA